In Solobacterium moorei, a single genomic region encodes these proteins:
- a CDS encoding DegV family protein yields the protein MKYRIVSDSSSNVFHIEDIDYRTVPLKVIMNEGEFFDDERTNVERFLSVLKHTKGKTSTSCPNAYEWASSFDGADTIFAVTVTGGLSGCYSVAMQGRSLFLEEHPEANIYVIDSLSVGPEILLIIEKLKELIARGLSFSEICDAINEYKKHTHLLFNIANLDNLARNGRVSPAIAKLSGLLGIRCVGKASDQGTLEILHKCRGEKKATSKIVEEMIAHRYNGKKVHIAHCNNESMANDIKNLILQSFPEAKVDIIPCTIVCAYYVSDQGLIVGFEDSDC from the coding sequence ATGAAGTATAGAATTGTATCAGATTCATCTTCAAACGTTTTTCACATTGAAGATATTGACTATAGAACGGTTCCTCTAAAAGTTATTATGAATGAGGGAGAGTTCTTTGATGATGAACGCACGAATGTTGAGCGTTTCTTATCCGTACTCAAACATACGAAGGGAAAAACATCCACTTCATGTCCAAATGCCTATGAGTGGGCAAGTTCATTTGATGGTGCCGATACGATTTTTGCGGTAACAGTTACGGGCGGATTATCCGGATGTTATTCGGTAGCGATGCAGGGTAGATCACTCTTCTTGGAGGAACATCCAGAAGCCAATATCTACGTCATTGACTCATTATCTGTAGGACCAGAAATTCTATTAATTATTGAAAAGTTAAAGGAATTAATTGCACGGGGATTAAGCTTTAGTGAAATCTGTGATGCGATTAATGAGTATAAGAAACATACACACTTATTGTTTAATATCGCAAACTTAGACAATTTAGCTCGTAATGGTCGTGTGAGTCCAGCAATTGCGAAGTTATCTGGTTTATTGGGTATTCGTTGTGTTGGTAAGGCATCTGACCAAGGTACACTTGAAATTTTACATAAGTGTCGTGGTGAAAAGAAGGCCACAAGTAAAATCGTAGAAGAGATGATTGCACACCGCTATAACGGAAAGAAAGTTCATATTGCACACTGCAATAATGAATCGATGGCAAATGATATTAAGAATTTAATTCTACAATCTTTCCCAGAGGCTAAGGTTGATATTATTCCATGTACCATTGTGTGTGCCTACTATGTATCTGATCAAGGTCTGATTGTAGGATTTGAAGAT
- the lon gene encoding endopeptidase La, producing MAIIVPIYNTVLLPDTNIYLTSDSYKNATGQEPAVGDRIIFAIEKKALSTDEFRPENFYPLSVSGTITEVSNSGFVVIKTESRINIEDIVVHSDKTLEVLSIIRKPMTNDLDPIDEKKRVEQLKSALVKATANYQWALGARNFISQLKGMEDIISAMAQWLNITDEEKYALLEENLRSNLLNKIEQYIYEYTEMTDVTNEASAAQENDNKKAYREMAIKKQIEYLQKELDDMHPENVTDIRKMEMKIQSSGMNETARREADKVLSRLKQEGSNSPEYGNLYNYLDFLTSISWKKERTKKIDFQAAEKILDEDHYGLKKVKERILQQIAVMDLNKRQLGSILLFVGAPGTGKTSIGRSIANALKRKYVRVALGGVRDEADIRGHRRTYIGAMPGRIMDGIQKAGTSNPVMVLDEIDKLSMSYNGDPASALLEVLDPEQNNTFTDHYMNVPYDLSDVLFICTANTLDSIPEPLLNRMEVIDFQGYTASEKFQIAQRHLIPKAVEKMGIPSEQLEFSEDAVRSIIVDYTMEGGVRGLKKRIDSVCRAIAVKLARGHQEKIVIQASDLPTLLDMKPLHHEKLTVQKNPGIVTSLAWTASGGEILFIETLLTKGSGQLIVTGQLGDVMKESVRIALSLVKSKFPEADKILKTHDVHIHVPQGAVKKDGPSAGITLTTALASLITKKKVSPLIAMTGEVSLRGGVMPIGGLPEKLMAAARAGVKTVYIPKENEDDLKDIAPEVKEKLTIIPVEQVDEVLKAVGILAKTTRKPKQKQA from the coding sequence ATGGCAATTATCGTTCCTATCTATAACACGGTATTATTACCAGACACAAATATTTATCTGACCAGTGATAGTTATAAAAATGCGACTGGACAGGAACCTGCTGTAGGTGATCGTATTATCTTTGCGATTGAAAAGAAGGCATTATCTACAGATGAATTTCGTCCTGAAAATTTTTATCCATTAAGTGTATCAGGAACTATTACGGAAGTTAGTAATAGTGGTTTTGTGGTAATCAAGACAGAATCACGTATCAATATTGAAGATATCGTTGTACATAGTGATAAAACCTTAGAAGTTTTATCTATCATCCGTAAACCGATGACAAATGATTTAGATCCAATCGATGAAAAGAAGCGGGTTGAACAACTTAAGAGTGCACTTGTGAAGGCAACTGCGAATTATCAATGGGCATTAGGTGCACGCAACTTCATCTCTCAATTAAAGGGAATGGAGGATATCATCAGTGCCATGGCACAATGGTTAAATATCACGGATGAAGAAAAGTATGCATTACTAGAAGAAAATCTTCGCTCCAATCTTTTAAATAAGATTGAGCAGTATATCTATGAATATACAGAGATGACGGATGTAACTAACGAAGCTTCCGCTGCACAAGAAAATGACAATAAGAAAGCCTATCGTGAGATGGCCATCAAGAAACAAATCGAATATCTTCAAAAGGAACTGGATGACATGCATCCAGAGAATGTTACGGATATTCGTAAGATGGAGATGAAGATCCAATCTTCTGGCATGAATGAAACTGCACGTCGTGAAGCGGATAAGGTTTTAAGCCGTCTAAAACAAGAAGGCAGTAACTCTCCAGAGTATGGTAATCTTTACAACTATCTAGATTTTTTAACAAGTATCAGTTGGAAGAAAGAACGCACAAAGAAGATTGACTTTCAAGCTGCGGAAAAGATTTTGGATGAAGACCACTATGGTCTAAAGAAAGTGAAAGAGCGTATCTTACAACAGATTGCGGTAATGGATCTTAATAAGCGTCAATTGGGTTCGATTCTCTTATTTGTCGGTGCTCCAGGTACGGGTAAGACAAGTATTGGTCGCTCCATCGCAAATGCGCTCAAACGTAAATATGTACGTGTTGCGCTGGGTGGAGTACGTGATGAAGCAGATATTCGTGGTCATCGTCGTACCTATATCGGTGCAATGCCAGGAAGAATTATGGATGGTATTCAGAAAGCTGGCACATCAAATCCGGTAATGGTACTCGATGAAATTGATAAGTTGAGTATGTCTTACAATGGTGATCCTGCAAGTGCACTTTTAGAAGTGCTTGATCCTGAACAAAACAATACCTTTACGGATCATTACATGAATGTTCCATATGATCTTTCTGATGTACTCTTTATCTGTACGGCAAATACATTGGATTCTATCCCTGAACCTTTACTGAACCGTATGGAAGTAATTGACTTTCAAGGTTACACAGCAAGTGAAAAGTTCCAGATTGCCCAACGACATTTAATTCCTAAAGCAGTTGAGAAAATGGGCATTCCAAGTGAACAGTTAGAGTTTAGTGAAGATGCGGTACGTTCTATTATTGTGGACTATACGATGGAGGGTGGTGTACGTGGACTCAAAAAGAGAATTGATTCCGTATGCCGTGCTATCGCCGTGAAACTTGCAAGAGGTCATCAAGAAAAGATTGTGATTCAAGCAAGTGATTTACCAACACTGCTAGATATGAAACCACTTCACCATGAAAAACTCACAGTTCAAAAGAATCCTGGTATCGTAACTAGTCTTGCATGGACTGCAAGTGGTGGTGAAATTCTCTTTATCGAAACCCTACTAACAAAGGGCAGTGGACAGTTAATTGTGACTGGACAGCTTGGGGATGTGATGAAGGAATCTGTACGCATTGCATTATCTCTTGTGAAATCGAAATTCCCAGAAGCAGATAAGATTCTAAAGACACATGATGTTCATATCCATGTTCCACAAGGTGCTGTTAAAAAAGATGGACCTTCTGCAGGTATCACTTTAACAACTGCTTTAGCTTCATTGATTACCAAGAAGAAGGTTTCCCCATTAATTGCGATGACAGGGGAAGTATCCTTACGTGGTGGTGTGATGCCAATTGGTGGTTTGCCTGAAAAGTTGATGGCAGCTGCTAGGGCTGGTGTAAAGACGGTTTACATTCCAAAAGAGAATGAAGATGACTTAAAGGATATCGCACCAGAAGTGAAAGAGAAGTTAACAATTATTCCAGTTGAACAGGTGGATGAAGTCTTGAAGGCAGTTGGTATTCTGGCAAAAACAACAAGAAAACCAAAGCAGAAACAAGCATAA
- a CDS encoding replication-associated recombination protein A, with product MDLFGYASEETKKNEEPLAARMRPSTLEEVVGQEHIIGKDKLLYRAIKADKLGSLIFYGPPGTGKTTLAQVIANSTSADFQQVNATIAGKKDLEQVIKHAMDLMSMYQKKTILFIDEIHRFNKGQQDYLLPYVEDGTIILIGATTENPYFEVNQALISRSRIFQLKSLTKENIVTLLKRAAEDAIKGIGKDNVILEDEAAEFLAEICDGDARAALNALELADLTTDHSDDGYIHITLSVVEECIQKRAIRYDKDGDNHYDTISAFIKSMRGSDPDATLYYLARMLTAGEDVRFISRRIMIAAAEECGNADPRALQIAVDAALAVERVGMPEGAIILANAATYVANAPKSNASSNGIFMAMDLVEKTGNLPIPSYLKDAHYAGSEKLGNGAGYQYAHDYPNHYVKQQYLPDAIKNERLYHFSDVAYEAKLQQYFNSIGKTDYQKEKK from the coding sequence ATGGATTTATTTGGGTATGCAAGCGAAGAGACAAAGAAAAATGAAGAGCCTTTAGCGGCACGTATGAGACCTTCTACGTTAGAGGAAGTTGTTGGGCAGGAACATATCATTGGCAAGGATAAATTGTTATATCGTGCAATCAAAGCGGATAAGCTTGGTTCTTTGATATTCTATGGCCCTCCAGGAACTGGTAAGACTACACTCGCACAAGTGATTGCGAATAGTACCTCTGCTGATTTTCAACAAGTCAATGCAACGATTGCGGGTAAGAAAGATCTTGAACAGGTAATTAAACATGCGATGGATTTGATGTCGATGTATCAGAAGAAAACAATTTTATTTATCGATGAGATTCATCGATTTAATAAAGGACAACAGGATTATCTACTACCATATGTTGAAGATGGCACTATTATCTTGATTGGTGCGACTACAGAGAATCCGTACTTCGAGGTTAATCAAGCGTTGATTTCGCGTTCTCGTATATTCCAGTTAAAGTCATTAACGAAAGAGAATATTGTGACTCTTTTAAAGCGTGCTGCTGAAGACGCAATCAAGGGCATTGGTAAAGACAATGTCATATTAGAGGATGAAGCTGCAGAGTTTTTAGCTGAAATCTGTGATGGGGATGCACGTGCCGCGTTGAATGCGCTAGAACTTGCAGATCTTACAACGGACCATAGTGATGATGGCTATATTCACATTACCTTGTCAGTTGTGGAGGAATGTATTCAAAAGAGGGCAATCCGTTATGATAAGGATGGTGATAACCATTATGATACGATTTCTGCGTTTATTAAATCGATGCGTGGTTCTGACCCGGATGCGACGCTATACTACCTTGCACGCATGTTGACGGCGGGAGAGGATGTTCGTTTTATCTCTCGGAGAATTATGATTGCGGCTGCGGAGGAATGTGGTAATGCAGATCCTAGAGCGTTACAAATTGCAGTCGATGCGGCGTTAGCGGTTGAACGAGTTGGAATGCCAGAAGGAGCCATCATACTTGCAAATGCGGCTACATATGTTGCTAATGCGCCAAAGTCTAATGCATCATCTAATGGTATTTTTATGGCAATGGATCTAGTTGAAAAAACAGGTAATCTTCCGATTCCATCTTATCTTAAGGATGCTCATTACGCAGGTTCAGAGAAGTTAGGTAATGGTGCTGGCTATCAATATGCGCATGATTATCCAAATCACTATGTGAAACAGCAGTATCTACCAGATGCGATCAAGAATGAAAGACTATATCACTTCTCTGATGTAGCTTATGAAGCTAAACTCCAACAGTACTTTAATTCAATTGGTAAGACAGATTATCAAAAGGAGAAAAAATAA
- a CDS encoding ABC transporter ATP-binding protein: protein MNAIEVKDITKKYDNFRLNHVSLQIPEGSIYGLIGENGAGKTTLINCILGLVQPNYGDVEVLGSNNFINEVELKDQLGFVINDMGIPNILTVDKIEEVFSKIYKHWNHEQFVKLLKQFEIDIDEKYETLSLGNKMRIAIAIALSHNAKLLVLDEPMNALDPAIRAEVVDLLIEYTRQEDHTILISSHIVTDLEKMCDYIGFMHAGELIINDEKDNILSSYGILNLAPEEITTIPEGAIVAKKETPYQVKILIDRKHASNLEGLQPATLEEIFVGIVKGII from the coding sequence ATGAATGCAATTGAAGTAAAAGATATTACGAAAAAGTATGATAACTTTCGCTTGAATCATGTATCTTTACAGATTCCAGAAGGATCGATCTATGGTTTGATTGGTGAAAATGGTGCAGGTAAAACAACACTTATCAACTGTATCCTAGGACTTGTACAACCAAACTATGGAGATGTTGAAGTATTAGGTAGTAATAATTTTATCAATGAAGTAGAACTCAAAGATCAGCTAGGTTTTGTAATCAATGATATGGGTATTCCTAATATCCTAACAGTAGATAAAATTGAAGAAGTCTTTAGTAAAATCTATAAACATTGGAATCATGAACAATTTGTAAAACTATTGAAACAGTTTGAAATTGATATAGATGAAAAGTACGAAACACTATCGTTAGGTAACAAAATGCGGATCGCAATTGCGATTGCGTTAAGTCACAACGCAAAACTCTTAGTATTAGATGAACCAATGAATGCATTAGATCCTGCGATTCGTGCAGAAGTCGTAGACCTTCTCATTGAATATACACGTCAAGAAGATCATACAATTCTTATTTCTTCCCACATCGTTACAGATCTTGAAAAGATGTGTGATTACATTGGATTCATGCATGCAGGTGAACTAATAATTAATGATGAAAAAGATAACATCCTATCTAGCTACGGAATATTGAACTTGGCACCAGAAGAAATTACAACTATTCCTGAAGGCGCAATTGTCGCAAAGAAAGAAACACCATACCAGGTAAAGATTCTAATTGATCGTAAACACGCTTCAAATCTAGAAGGTCTACAGCCAGCTACGTTAGAAGAAATTTTCGTTGGTATCGTAAAAGGTATTATTTAA
- a CDS encoding GntR family transcriptional regulator, protein MKLIIDNRSGQPIYDQIYNQLRDQIINGTLAEDESLPSIRTLAKDLRISVITTKRSYEELEREGYIYTIPGKGSFVAGKNVQLIQEQNLRIIEEHLAEIKKLSTSCNLTQEEVTKMMKVIWDENE, encoded by the coding sequence ATGAAACTAATTATTGACAACAGGAGTGGACAACCGATTTACGACCAGATTTATAATCAATTACGAGATCAAATCATTAATGGTACCTTAGCAGAAGATGAAAGTTTACCATCTATTCGCACACTTGCTAAAGATCTACGTATCAGTGTCATTACCACAAAACGTTCATATGAAGAACTGGAGCGAGAAGGTTATATCTATACGATTCCAGGCAAAGGAAGTTTTGTGGCAGGAAAGAATGTCCAACTCATTCAAGAACAAAATCTTCGCATCATTGAAGAACATCTAGCAGAAATTAAAAAGCTATCCACTTCTTGTAATCTAACACAAGAGGAAGTAACCAAAATGATGAAAGTCATTTGGGATGAAAATGAATAA
- a CDS encoding YczE/YyaS/YitT family protein: MEITKQQFAKHLLIEVVGLILVAIGAAGIMKVALGTGAYDALALSISSITAIEVGTVGLIGNCICIAIQILMLRKKYRLMFLLQIPVSLLMGGTINYFYYIVFAGMNSDFYIVRLVLLMVFIVICTFGDAMMTASGMIGLAVESTCVLFAKKFQMEFGKVRQLADVVFIILLFICWFFFHALFPIREGTIILAFTFGPLLGYFTKKLQPRIHKWVYQTTN; the protein is encoded by the coding sequence ATGGAAATAACAAAACAACAGTTTGCAAAACATCTTCTGATTGAAGTTGTAGGGTTGATTCTTGTAGCGATAGGTGCTGCTGGAATTATGAAGGTCGCATTAGGGACAGGTGCTTATGATGCTTTAGCACTTAGTATCAGTTCAATCACCGCTATTGAAGTAGGGACAGTTGGATTAATTGGTAACTGCATCTGTATTGCTATACAAATACTAATGTTACGAAAGAAATATCGTCTGATGTTTCTGTTACAGATTCCAGTATCGTTACTAATGGGGGGTACAATTAACTATTTCTATTACATCGTATTTGCAGGAATGAATTCAGATTTCTATATTGTGCGCTTAGTTTTATTAATGGTATTTATCGTCATCTGTACTTTTGGAGATGCGATGATGACTGCAAGTGGGATGATAGGACTTGCAGTTGAAAGTACATGTGTACTTTTCGCAAAGAAATTTCAAATGGAGTTCGGCAAAGTAAGACAGCTAGCGGATGTAGTCTTTATCATATTGTTATTTATTTGTTGGTTTTTCTTCCATGCATTATTTCCAATACGAGAAGGAACAATCATCCTAGCATTTACATTTGGACCGTTACTAGGATACTTTACAAAGAAACTCCAGCCACGTATTCATAAATGGGTATATCAAACAACGAACTAA
- a CDS encoding GNAT family N-acetyltransferase, whose amino-acid sequence MDIKILTAAELDEAISLAKEVILSETDVSWSKEAAKSISEFMAERLKQFTVYGLYEERLESILAYDPEKMHIILLLTKQDSRKKGYATALLNHLKEEADKNRLSKITANVVDSAADFYHHYGFEDAGTSTEAGGMNYTPMEYLVGREWLGKTVTVIIDHTYGSFHPHIADLTYPVNTGYVEELFQKSGEFQDAYVIGPKEPLDTFKGVVSGIIYHKDDHRSYFIVTRVTEKIDKNEIIQDVGFEQQFYETRILWK is encoded by the coding sequence ATGGATATTAAAATATTAACAGCAGCAGAACTCGATGAAGCGATAAGTCTTGCGAAAGAAGTGATTCTTTCTGAGACAGATGTTTCATGGAGTAAAGAAGCTGCGAAGAGTATTAGTGAATTTATGGCAGAGCGCCTGAAACAATTCACAGTTTATGGCTTATACGAAGAAAGATTAGAAAGCATCCTGGCTTATGATCCAGAAAAGATGCATATCATTCTGTTACTAACAAAACAGGACTCGCGTAAGAAGGGATATGCAACTGCACTGCTAAATCATTTGAAAGAAGAGGCAGATAAGAATCGTCTTTCAAAAATTACCGCTAACGTTGTGGATTCAGCAGCAGACTTCTATCATCACTATGGATTTGAGGATGCTGGAACATCTACAGAAGCCGGTGGAATGAACTACACGCCGATGGAATATCTTGTGGGTAGAGAATGGTTGGGTAAAACTGTAACAGTTATTATCGATCACACATACGGAAGCTTCCATCCACATATCGCTGATTTAACATATCCAGTAAATACAGGCTATGTTGAAGAACTATTCCAAAAGAGCGGAGAGTTCCAAGATGCTTATGTCATTGGCCCAAAAGAGCCTTTAGATACATTCAAGGGAGTTGTAAGTGGTATTATCTACCATAAAGATGACCATCGTTCTTATTTCATCGTCACTCGTGTTACAGAAAAAATAGATAAAAACGAAATCATTCAAGATGTTGGTTTTGAACAACAGTTCTATGAAACAAGAATCCTATGGAAATAA
- a CDS encoding enhanced serine sensitivity protein SseB C-terminal domain-containing protein, producing MSDKKAKIQQGTIAPVTNPEVKKAINDLKLGSTPERQEALSNALKKARLLAPCNFDVELKPDHNGVLPTVNPSQIKFFLINTNDGKAFFPAFTDVEESTKFKVAGEKDDTPKNIVRTIQEYDALLSDPNTKIQGVIINPGTDNIVIPKPLIAILAGRERPKPVQPTAPMNVTYSEPNVYPTRLVNAVYDYCETNNAISRVWLKAKLYGPAMAFFLVVEAEKPEQDILTKIHDAAVPHAKDLPVEVVFINDELRKNVIKEAVAMYDRNISF from the coding sequence ATGTCAGATAAGAAAGCAAAAATCCAGCAGGGAACGATTGCCCCTGTTACGAATCCAGAAGTAAAGAAAGCAATCAATGATTTAAAACTCGGAAGTACCCCTGAAAGACAAGAAGCATTATCAAATGCATTAAAGAAAGCGAGATTACTAGCACCTTGTAATTTTGATGTAGAACTAAAGCCAGATCATAATGGTGTTTTACCAACTGTAAATCCTTCACAGATTAAGTTCTTCCTCATTAATACAAATGATGGGAAAGCTTTCTTCCCTGCATTTACGGATGTTGAAGAATCCACAAAATTTAAGGTGGCTGGTGAGAAGGATGATACACCAAAGAATATCGTAAGAACAATTCAAGAATACGATGCGTTATTATCCGATCCAAACACAAAGATTCAAGGTGTTATCATCAACCCAGGAACAGATAATATCGTTATTCCTAAGCCACTTATTGCAATCCTTGCAGGTAGAGAAAGACCAAAGCCTGTACAGCCAACAGCACCGATGAATGTGACATATTCTGAACCAAATGTTTATCCAACACGTTTGGTAAATGCTGTATATGACTATTGTGAAACAAATAATGCGATTAGCAGAGTTTGGTTAAAGGCAAAACTCTATGGTCCAGCGATGGCATTCTTCTTGGTTGTGGAAGCTGAAAAGCCAGAACAGGATATCTTAACAAAGATTCATGATGCGGCTGTGCCACATGCAAAGGATTTACCGGTAGAAGTTGTATTCATCAACGATGAACTACGTAAGAATGTTATCAAAGAGGCGGTTGCGATGTATGATCGTAACATCAGTTTCTAA
- a CDS encoding alpha/beta fold hydrolase, producing the protein MIFHEFGDKCLPHIILIHGGGNSWWNYLRQAQVLSEKYHVILPTLDGHGEEYQKEYISTEASAQKILEYIKSNCGGKVFALGGVSLGGQIVIELLSLDRNIAQKAIIDGSICIPQPKLAKICVGVIKVFGKLMLNKSICKMQLSLMKKIYPNMAFPEVLDNYYMEDMPRLPIKTLVTIYQTYMGEYTLKRSISKSNAEVLYIYGEKEMRCVKESAKHFKQMHPNCTLYEAKGCNHGYLSIYLPLEWIRLVNPFLENYHLSQDEIKL; encoded by the coding sequence ATGATCTTTCATGAATTTGGTGATAAATGTTTACCACATATTATATTAATACACGGTGGTGGTAATTCATGGTGGAATTATCTTCGACAAGCACAAGTGTTATCTGAAAAATATCACGTTATTTTACCAACGCTTGATGGACATGGTGAAGAATACCAAAAAGAATATATTTCAACTGAAGCTTCCGCACAAAAGATTTTAGAGTACATAAAAAGTAATTGTGGCGGAAAGGTATTTGCACTAGGTGGCGTATCTTTGGGTGGTCAAATCGTTATCGAATTATTATCACTAGATCGTAATATTGCCCAAAAAGCGATTATCGATGGAAGTATCTGTATTCCTCAACCTAAATTAGCTAAAATTTGTGTAGGAGTTATAAAAGTATTTGGCAAACTCATGCTTAACAAATCCATATGCAAGATGCAGTTAAGCTTGATGAAAAAAATATATCCTAACATGGCATTTCCAGAAGTACTTGATAACTATTATATGGAAGATATGCCAAGGCTCCCTATTAAAACACTGGTAACTATCTACCAAACATATATGGGAGAATATACACTAAAACGCTCTATCTCCAAAAGCAATGCCGAGGTTTTATATATTTATGGTGAAAAAGAAATGCGTTGTGTGAAGGAATCCGCAAAGCACTTTAAACAGATGCATCCAAATTGCACTCTGTATGAAGCAAAGGGTTGTAATCATGGATATCTTTCTATCTATTTACCTTTAGAGTGGATAAGACTAGTAAATCCATTTTTGGAAAACTATCATTTATCTCAAGATGAAATCAAACTATAA
- a CDS encoding rhomboid family intramembrane serine protease, which produces MKKITWNSPVILSFALISLIALGLNTITNGTTNYLIFSVYGGSLLNPLFYLRLFTHVLGHADLSHYMNNMLLFLLVGPMLEEKYGSNRLLVIILVVALVTGIAHIIIAPNTMLLGASGVVFAFILLSAVTGSKEGIPLTFIIVAVLYIGTQIYEGVFNIDNVSQLTHIIGGIIGGVFGMTLRKSR; this is translated from the coding sequence ATGAAAAAAATAACTTGGAATTCACCCGTCATCTTATCGTTTGCCCTAATTAGCTTAATCGCATTAGGACTCAACACTATAACAAACGGTACTACAAACTATCTCATATTCTCTGTATATGGAGGCTCATTACTCAATCCCCTATTCTATCTACGTTTATTCACACACGTATTAGGACACGCTGACCTATCACACTACATGAATAACATGTTGTTATTCTTACTGGTCGGTCCAATGCTAGAAGAGAAATATGGTAGCAACCGTTTACTTGTTATCATCTTGGTGGTCGCTCTTGTAACAGGCATCGCACATATCATCATCGCTCCAAACACAATGTTATTGGGCGCTAGTGGCGTTGTATTTGCCTTCATTCTATTATCAGCAGTAACAGGTTCTAAAGAAGGTATCCCACTTACATTCATTATCGTTGCTGTACTATATATCGGAACCCAGATTTACGAAGGTGTATTCAATATCGATAACGTATCACAGTTAACTCACATTATCGGTGGCATTATTGGTGGTGTCTTTGGTATGACACTGCGTAAGAGTCGATAA